From the genome of Nitrosopumilus sp., one region includes:
- a CDS encoding copper resistance protein CopD, with translation MQKILIALLIISFASIPFASAHPYTEETIPSSSSNAPAGTTEVIVFFSEPVDIDFSEVKVFDNNGEQVDNRDTSYYEEGELSLIVTTSPLEDGIYTTSVKVLSKIDGHLVPSAFLFGVGNAVIKDINPPSVKSEIIFYEEAGARFLGIIGQTIVLGAVIASLIIWGTQNKQLIKKELAGIEIFHHGKFMSMTGIGLMLVFISDILMIAIQTIRLETSPIDVIETYFGTIWLARMIITIILLGIWFGMDKRKTLSRKNQIPMLAASLTLISTTSMIGHGAASGEIGALMLDYIHNLVAAIWIGGIIYFVFILLPALSQLKETSREKMSLVLIPRFSIAFIISIGIVIITGPILMWFIESDIGLITESVYGQLIILKIAIASIMIGLGGFVQFRIQKNAEKNLSSGKISVYNKLKKSLKIDVVLGIIILGIVALLTNGTLPAGEIQKVDAQEIIYGFKTIEFTENGKFGIDISPFSSGTNVILVKVSDFNGNPLPDSNQLKVKMSNPSKNISPIEVPMDLVRQEEGKPKEFQGELTFGFSGEWLIEIESQRTENANESKILNLLVKPRLADIQTQIIEYELPENAKPWFPIFDGKDSIWISDASSPRLWQFSLETQEFSSHAFDGLATMVLTKDSHGNIWFTDTPRNQIGFIDVESKQITTKTLPKLDPIISDNTPVFIKADFDDNIWISIVNKGIILKYLPESDTFEEIKMPERESLPFALDIDGDGKIWYTASGTGKIGFIDPQDNKLTQISTETILQGPEALIFDGDGNLWIAEHTGLAITKFDPVLETFEKISVYNEEALPFGMTFDRYGNIWFAQHTVDSIGVYDPDNNDLIEISIPTETSFTQFMTSDGNNNVWFVQQQSNKIGTAKITEIPVNVTQIKESKDSQLEYTEIVSPLIALGIIASSLFYVKSIQDKRRLNSLVNS, from the coding sequence ATGCAAAAGATTCTGATTGCGTTATTGATAATTTCGTTTGCATCAATTCCGTTTGCATCTGCACATCCATATACAGAAGAGACGATTCCAAGCTCGTCATCCAACGCGCCAGCTGGCACTACTGAAGTAATAGTATTTTTTTCTGAACCCGTGGACATTGACTTCAGTGAAGTCAAGGTATTTGATAACAATGGTGAACAGGTTGATAACAGAGATACCAGTTACTATGAAGAAGGAGAATTGTCCCTCATTGTAACAACTTCTCCTTTAGAGGATGGCATATACACCACATCCGTCAAAGTCCTCTCCAAAATAGATGGACATTTAGTTCCAAGTGCATTCTTGTTCGGTGTTGGAAATGCGGTAATCAAAGATATCAATCCCCCATCAGTAAAATCAGAAATCATATTTTATGAGGAAGCTGGTGCCAGATTTTTGGGCATTATCGGTCAGACAATTGTTCTAGGTGCAGTGATTGCATCGCTTATAATTTGGGGAACTCAAAATAAGCAGTTAATCAAAAAAGAACTGGCCGGAATAGAGATTTTCCATCATGGGAAATTTATGTCAATGACTGGAATTGGGCTGATGTTAGTTTTCATATCAGACATACTCATGATTGCAATCCAGACCATCAGACTTGAGACATCCCCAATAGATGTGATTGAGACTTATTTTGGAACAATCTGGCTTGCAAGAATGATCATTACAATAATTTTACTGGGTATTTGGTTTGGGATGGATAAAAGAAAGACATTGTCAAGGAAGAATCAAATTCCCATGCTTGCTGCATCTTTGACATTGATATCAACTACGAGTATGATCGGACATGGCGCAGCTAGTGGAGAAATTGGAGCATTAATGTTGGACTATATTCATAACTTGGTTGCAGCAATTTGGATAGGAGGGATCATCTATTTTGTTTTCATACTGCTTCCAGCACTCTCGCAATTAAAAGAAACAAGCAGAGAAAAGATGAGCCTTGTACTCATTCCAAGATTTTCAATAGCATTTATCATTTCAATAGGCATTGTCATCATTACAGGACCAATCCTAATGTGGTTCATTGAAAGTGACATAGGATTAATCACAGAATCTGTTTACGGTCAATTAATAATTCTAAAAATTGCAATTGCATCCATCATGATCGGATTGGGAGGATTTGTCCAATTTAGGATTCAAAAAAATGCAGAAAAGAATCTATCATCAGGAAAAATTTCAGTTTACAATAAACTGAAAAAATCTCTAAAAATTGACGTTGTACTTGGAATTATTATTTTGGGAATAGTTGCACTGTTAACTAATGGGACATTACCTGCAGGGGAAATTCAAAAAGTCGATGCGCAAGAAATTATCTATGGATTTAAAACGATAGAATTTACAGAAAACGGTAAATTCGGCATTGACATATCACCATTTTCTAGCGGTACAAATGTAATTCTAGTTAAAGTGAGTGATTTTAATGGAAATCCCCTTCCAGATTCAAATCAACTAAAGGTAAAGATGTCAAATCCGTCAAAAAATATTTCACCAATTGAGGTTCCAATGGATCTTGTAAGACAAGAAGAGGGCAAGCCGAAAGAATTCCAAGGGGAATTGACGTTTGGATTCTCCGGAGAATGGTTGATAGAAATTGAATCACAGAGAACTGAAAATGCAAATGAATCAAAAATTCTGAATTTGCTTGTAAAACCAAGACTTGCAGACATTCAAACACAAATTATTGAGTATGAATTGCCAGAAAATGCAAAGCCATGGTTTCCAATATTTGACGGAAAAGATTCCATATGGATAAGTGATGCGTCATCTCCAAGGTTATGGCAATTTTCACTTGAAACACAGGAATTTTCATCACATGCATTTGATGGACTTGCAACAATGGTTCTAACAAAAGACAGTCATGGAAACATTTGGTTTACAGATACGCCAAGAAATCAAATTGGATTTATTGATGTTGAAAGCAAGCAGATTACAACAAAAACACTCCCCAAACTAGATCCAATTATTTCAGACAATACACCAGTTTTCATCAAAGCCGATTTTGATGACAATATTTGGATATCAATTGTCAACAAAGGCATAATTCTCAAATATCTGCCAGAATCAGACACGTTTGAAGAAATCAAGATGCCAGAAAGAGAGTCATTGCCATTTGCATTAGATATAGACGGAGATGGAAAAATATGGTATACTGCCTCAGGTACAGGTAAGATCGGATTCATAGATCCTCAAGATAACAAGCTAACTCAAATTTCGACTGAAACAATACTGCAAGGTCCAGAGGCTCTAATTTTTGATGGTGATGGGAATCTATGGATTGCAGAGCATACAGGCCTGGCAATAACTAAATTTGATCCGGTTTTAGAAACATTTGAAAAAATTTCAGTGTACAATGAAGAGGCATTGCCATTTGGAATGACGTTTGACAGATATGGAAATATTTGGTTTGCACAGCATACTGTGGACAGTATAGGAGTTTATGACCCAGACAACAATGATTTGATTGAAATATCAATTCCAACAGAAACATCTTTTACCCAATTCATGACATCGGATGGAAACAACAACGTATGGTTTGTTCAACAGCAATCAAACAAGATTGGAACCGCAAAGATTACAGAAATTCCCGTAAACGTTACACAAATTAAAGAATCAAAAGATTCTCAATTAGAGTATACTGAGATTGTATCTCCACTAATTGCACTAGGAATTATCGCTTCATCATTATTTTATGTTAAGAGTATACAGGACAAACGAAGATTAAATTCTCTGGTTAACTCTTAG
- a CDS encoding PEFG-CTERM sorting domain-containing protein, whose protein sequence is MILLKKLGILALVTCLLFPASSVYGHGFGIDTISSVDVQGKRLSISVEMPMYFENDQDQITITATEDESKENAKNVTFLIGLFHNNEMIFRNYFFAEDGILPITVTPTQGDEIIIHGEQDSLLGAWHATESTPIEITGSLFNSGGLYNFEIEIRTIDEPTNIIENSTVYNADLSLIETVSFVQKDTENNDVEFRSKSYFDSVSNFKYDPEAKQVTFEMPFDWSEKQMSHVSVVHVETHFPKDFTEFLTPSYSGNVNGIELFNSSVSIDDYSEDDERVIHLVMLQDHLRYLKNEMKKSEEPIPDNMSFTLSTSEDMVFPLEAYTKSEDFKVNLSWDPLEIEPGVDTNFIFTIRDGRTNEPLRSSDYTFVLLQNGEEIHRTSGTAQVGGEFEKYTFGEDETGPTIIKFENIRNTGQETEFGLVVVPEFGTIALLVLSISILSIIFATKRNSLGF, encoded by the coding sequence ATGATATTGTTAAAAAAACTTGGAATACTTGCGTTAGTTACGTGTCTGCTATTTCCAGCTAGTAGTGTTTACGGACACGGGTTTGGAATTGATACCATCTCTTCGGTGGACGTTCAAGGAAAAAGACTATCCATTTCAGTAGAAATGCCGATGTATTTTGAAAATGATCAGGATCAAATTACTATTACTGCTACTGAGGACGAATCAAAGGAAAATGCAAAAAATGTGACGTTTCTCATAGGTTTGTTTCACAATAATGAAATGATCTTTAGAAACTACTTTTTTGCCGAAGATGGTATTTTGCCAATCACAGTGACACCTACACAGGGTGATGAAATAATTATTCACGGTGAGCAGGACTCTTTGCTTGGGGCCTGGCATGCAACTGAATCCACTCCTATAGAAATTACTGGATCTTTGTTTAATTCAGGCGGTTTGTATAACTTTGAAATTGAGATTAGAACCATAGACGAGCCGACAAATATCATTGAAAATTCCACAGTTTACAATGCTGATCTAAGTTTGATTGAGACTGTATCTTTTGTTCAAAAAGATACTGAGAATAACGATGTGGAGTTTCGTTCAAAGTCATACTTTGATTCAGTTTCTAATTTCAAGTATGATCCTGAGGCCAAACAGGTTACATTTGAAATGCCATTTGACTGGAGTGAAAAGCAAATGTCTCACGTGTCTGTAGTCCATGTGGAAACTCATTTCCCAAAAGACTTTACAGAATTTTTGACTCCTAGTTATTCTGGGAATGTAAATGGAATTGAATTGTTTAATTCGTCAGTATCAATCGATGATTATTCTGAAGATGATGAAAGAGTAATTCATCTGGTAATGTTACAAGATCATTTGCGATATTTAAAAAATGAAATGAAAAAATCTGAGGAACCTATACCTGACAACATGTCATTCACACTGTCTACCAGTGAAGATATGGTATTTCCTTTGGAAGCATATACAAAAAGTGAGGATTTTAAAGTAAATCTCTCGTGGGATCCTCTGGAAATAGAACCTGGAGTTGATACAAATTTTATCTTTACAATTAGAGATGGAAGAACCAATGAACCTCTGAGAAGCTCTGATTACACATTTGTCCTCCTCCAAAACGGAGAAGAAATTCATCGTACATCTGGAACAGCACAAGTTGGAGGGGAATTTGAAAAATATACGTTTGGAGAAGATGAAACTGGTCCAACAATTATCAAATTTGAAAACATTCGAAATACTGGTCAAGAAACTGAATTTGGATTGGTAGTTGTACCCGAATTTGGAACTATTGCATTGCTTGTATTGTCAATTTCCATACTCAGTATTATCTTTGCAACTAAAAGAAATTCACTTGGTTTCTAA
- a CDS encoding LON domain containing protein, translating into MTETKIIPIFPLDLVLFPRQELPLRIFEPRYKQLVDDCMLGDGQFGVCLIDENNSVNGWNSPNLVGTIAKISKCEDANLDGLQLNIETLGRNSFKIKKIIPSSIPQPTNYDPLSMEGHQEVSDIHEKIGTEEKMYIQAEVEMIPEIDENISFERWQRLVELWKKKIISQALPQVIEPHSLDHVLEQYYLNTETPTIDYIYSLSAIGAKDPNELQPILEATTMDELIKTVEELLTVK; encoded by the coding sequence TTGACAGAAACAAAAATTATTCCTATTTTTCCGTTAGACTTGGTTTTATTTCCAAGACAGGAACTTCCTCTTAGGATCTTTGAACCTCGTTACAAACAATTAGTTGATGATTGCATGCTTGGCGATGGTCAGTTTGGTGTATGTCTGATTGATGAAAACAACTCTGTAAATGGTTGGAATTCTCCAAATCTGGTGGGAACTATTGCCAAAATTTCCAAATGTGAGGATGCCAATCTTGATGGATTACAATTAAACATTGAAACCCTTGGAAGAAACTCGTTTAAAATCAAGAAAATAATTCCGTCATCTATTCCACAACCTACAAACTATGATCCGCTTTCAATGGAAGGACATCAAGAAGTATCTGATATTCATGAAAAAATTGGAACAGAAGAAAAAATGTACATTCAAGCTGAGGTAGAAATGATTCCGGAGATCGACGAGAACATTTCATTTGAGAGGTGGCAAAGACTGGTTGAATTGTGGAAAAAGAAAATTATTTCACAGGCTTTACCTCAGGTCATTGAGCCCCATTCTTTAGATCATGTATTGGAACAATACTATCTTAACACTGAGACACCAACAATTGATTACATCTATTCATTATCTGCTATCGGTGCAAAGGATCCAAACGAGCTTCAGCCAATATTAGAGGCGACAACTATGGATGAATTGATCAAAACTGTTGAAGAACTACTTACAGTGAAATAG
- the pyrB gene encoding aspartate carbamoyltransferase, with protein MNEFYKKDIISIKDFGKDQLDEIFTSADKIMQLNPSERREICKGKILGSLFYEPSTRTRLSFDSAMASIGGTSLGISDISSSSTQKGESLSDTVRMISIYSDILVLRHPLDGSSRFASEVSEKPVINAGSGTEEHPTQAIQDLFTIKKEKKKIDGLKIGIVGDLKYGRTVYSLLSGLGNFEVDVHLISPESLRIRSDSTYEIKKKLDFTETTDIEDCLDDLDVLYVTRIQKERFQDEEEYLKVKGSYVVGLDMLKRMKENSIILHPLPRIDEISSDVDKTKNARYFEQAEYGKHVRAALLGMILNENGI; from the coding sequence ATGAACGAGTTCTACAAAAAAGATATTATTTCAATCAAAGACTTTGGCAAAGATCAATTAGATGAAATCTTTACTTCTGCTGATAAAATAATGCAATTGAATCCTTCTGAAAGGAGGGAAATCTGTAAAGGAAAAATATTGGGATCTTTGTTCTACGAGCCAAGTACAAGAACTCGACTCAGTTTTGATTCTGCAATGGCATCAATTGGCGGTACCTCGCTAGGGATTTCTGACATCTCTTCATCGTCAACTCAAAAAGGTGAAAGTCTTTCTGACACGGTTCGCATGATATCTATCTACTCTGATATTCTTGTTTTGCGTCATCCCTTGGATGGTTCAAGCAGATTTGCATCTGAAGTTTCTGAAAAGCCCGTAATCAATGCAGGTAGTGGCACGGAAGAACATCCTACTCAGGCAATTCAAGATTTGTTCACGATCAAAAAAGAAAAGAAAAAGATTGACGGTCTAAAGATTGGCATAGTGGGAGATCTAAAGTATGGGCGAACTGTTTATTCTCTATTATCTGGACTAGGAAACTTTGAAGTTGACGTTCATTTGATTTCTCCCGAATCCTTGCGAATAAGATCTGATTCAACTTATGAGATCAAAAAGAAACTGGATTTTACTGAAACCACTGACATTGAAGACTGTCTTGATGATCTTGATGTTCTTTATGTAACGAGAATTCAAAAGGAACGATTTCAAGATGAGGAAGAATATCTCAAGGTCAAGGGCAGTTATGTTGTGGGATTGGATATGCTAAAACGTATGAAGGAGAATTCAATAATTTTACATCCACTCCCAAGAATAGATGAAATCTCGTCTGATGTGGATAAAACAAAAAATGCCCGATATTTTGAACAGGCTGAATATGGAAAACACGTGCGTGCTGCTTTGTTGGGCATGATTCTCAACGAGAATGGAATTTAG
- a CDS encoding aspartate carbamoyltransferase regulatory subunit gives MEQSDLMVRRIKEGTVIDHIDEGKGLQVLNALQIDGRDGSLITIALNVPSGKFKKKDIIKVENKFLKDDDTNKLAVIAPKATINMIKEYKLVEKRRVSLPNEIDRIFRCSNPDCITNSTEHIESVMDVINKQGMVLKCRYCARVLDVNELKYN, from the coding sequence ATGGAACAGTCCGACCTCATGGTTCGACGAATTAAGGAAGGTACTGTAATTGACCACATAGATGAAGGCAAGGGTCTTCAGGTGCTTAATGCGTTGCAAATTGATGGTAGAGACGGGAGTCTGATCACCATAGCACTAAATGTGCCAAGTGGAAAATTCAAGAAAAAAGACATCATCAAGGTGGAGAACAAGTTCCTAAAGGATGATGATACAAATAAGCTTGCAGTAATTGCACCAAAGGCAACAATCAACATGATAAAAGAATACAAGCTTGTTGAAAAGAGAAGGGTGTCATTGCCCAATGAGATAGATAGGATTTTCAGATGTTCAAATCCAGACTGCATTACAAACAGTACAGAGCACATTGAATCAGTTATGGATGTGATTAACAAGCAAGGAATGGTTCTCAAGTGCAGGTATTGTGCAAGAGTTTTGGATGTTAACGAGCTAAAATATAATTAA
- a CDS encoding ATPase, whose product MLFLAASAISILGSTGVAFAAEDGASSGDSMKLLGAGLAFGMAALGAGLGLGQVGAAGLAVISENPALQSKVFIFVGMVESIAIYGIVMMFIILGQ is encoded by the coding sequence ATGTTATTTTTGGCAGCATCAGCAATTTCAATTCTAGGTTCAACTGGAGTTGCATTTGCAGCAGAAGATGGTGCATCTAGTGGCGATTCTATGAAACTCTTAGGTGCTGGTTTAGCATTTGGTATGGCAGCACTTGGAGCAGGATTGGGTCTTGGTCAGGTAGGTGCAGCAGGTCTTGCAGTCATTAGTGAGAACCCAGCTTTACAATCTAAGGTATTCATCTTCGTAGGTATGGTCGAATCAATCGCAATCTACGGTATAGTTATGATGTTTATCATCTTGGGACAATAG
- a CDS encoding V-type ATP synthase subunit D translates to MSFGQNVAATKIELFKYKKSTQVAVMVQQILDDKRKVLLKNIEEMIQEASKARGGIWDPLQDIYKSVNEAYLALGTNTVDSVAESTPPVMEVDVHVRRVVDVKIPALTVTEKDTKSMPYGFADTNSSIDRASKQIKELMPKICKAAEYENSIFSLAKALEKTQKLLNALENVIIPQYKDNIRFILSTLEEREREEFAKLKKVKAKMESRK, encoded by the coding sequence ATGTCATTTGGACAAAACGTTGCAGCAACAAAAATTGAACTTTTTAAGTATAAAAAATCCACTCAGGTTGCCGTAATGGTTCAGCAAATTTTGGATGATAAACGTAAAGTTCTCTTAAAAAATATTGAAGAAATGATTCAGGAAGCCTCTAAAGCAAGAGGTGGAATTTGGGATCCTTTACAAGATATTTATAAATCAGTTAATGAAGCATATTTGGCATTAGGTACGAATACTGTTGATTCTGTTGCAGAATCCACTCCTCCTGTAATGGAGGTGGATGTTCATGTTAGAAGAGTTGTTGATGTTAAAATCCCTGCACTTACTGTAACTGAAAAAGATACAAAATCAATGCCCTATGGATTTGCGGATACAAACTCGTCAATTGACAGAGCTTCAAAACAAATCAAAGAGTTAATGCCAAAAATTTGTAAAGCCGCCGAATATGAAAATTCAATCTTTAGTCTTGCAAAAGCATTGGAAAAAACTCAAAAATTGCTAAATGCACTTGAAAATGTCATTATTCCACAATATAAAGATAATATCCGATTTATTCTATCTACTCTTGAAGAGAGGGAGAGAGAAGAATTCGCAAAGTTAAAAAAAGTCAAAGCTAAGATGGAAAGTAGGAAATAA
- a CDS encoding V-type ATP synthase subunit B has protein sequence MTAEGGVQYSKIAEIKGPLVVVDDVDNAAFDELVEIETTEGERRLGKVLEVGNGKAIVQVFEGTTGLSISGTSAKFVGKVMEMPVSKEVLGRVFDGLGRPKDGLPDPIADKFVDINGEPMNPEQREYPKDFIQTGVSVIDGLMTLVRGQKLPIFSGSGMSHNLLAAQIARQASVVGKQDDFAVVFAAIGVQYSEAEYFRRSLEESGALKRSVLFLNTADDPAIERIITPRVALTVAEYLAFDLGMHVLVVITDMTNYAEALREISAAREEVPGRKGYPGYLYTDLSTLYERAGKLNGRKGSVTQVPILSMPSDDITHPIPDLTGYITEGQIVVGRDLFRQGVYPPINILSSLSRLMKDGIGEGSTRDDHSEVSNQVYDAYSRSQEVRALAGIVGKAGLIEIDLKYLELGDVFEKEFLTQATDENRTIEETLALMWKIVSKLPKNEITKIKDKHVEKYYQEE, from the coding sequence TTGACAGCAGAAGGCGGAGTCCAATACAGTAAGATTGCAGAAATTAAAGGTCCTCTAGTTGTTGTAGATGATGTTGATAACGCAGCTTTTGATGAACTAGTAGAAATTGAAACAACAGAGGGGGAAAGAAGATTAGGTAAAGTTCTCGAAGTGGGAAATGGCAAGGCAATTGTACAAGTTTTTGAAGGAACAACTGGATTATCAATTTCTGGAACCAGTGCAAAATTTGTAGGCAAGGTTATGGAGATGCCTGTCTCAAAAGAAGTGCTTGGCAGAGTATTTGACGGATTAGGAAGGCCAAAAGATGGGCTCCCAGATCCAATTGCTGATAAATTTGTAGATATTAACGGTGAACCAATGAATCCGGAACAGCGTGAGTATCCAAAAGATTTCATTCAAACAGGTGTATCTGTAATTGATGGATTGATGACTCTGGTTAGAGGTCAGAAGCTTCCAATCTTTTCAGGTTCTGGAATGTCTCACAATCTTTTGGCAGCACAAATAGCAAGACAGGCAAGTGTTGTTGGAAAGCAAGATGACTTTGCTGTGGTGTTTGCAGCCATTGGTGTGCAATACAGTGAAGCTGAATATTTCAGACGAAGTCTTGAAGAATCTGGCGCATTAAAGAGAAGTGTTCTATTCCTAAACACTGCAGATGATCCTGCAATTGAAAGAATCATTACTCCTCGTGTGGCATTAACTGTTGCAGAATATTTGGCATTTGACCTTGGAATGCATGTTCTAGTTGTAATTACTGATATGACAAATTATGCGGAGGCACTAAGAGAGATTAGTGCAGCAAGAGAGGAAGTCCCAGGAAGAAAAGGATATCCTGGTTATCTTTATACCGACCTTTCAACACTTTATGAAAGAGCGGGAAAACTTAATGGAAGAAAAGGTAGTGTTACACAAGTTCCAATTTTATCTATGCCTTCTGATGACATCACTCATCCAATCCCTGATCTTACTGGTTACATTACTGAGGGACAAATCGTAGTTGGTAGAGATTTATTCCGACAAGGAGTTTACCCACCAATCAATATTTTGTCGAGTCTTAGTAGATTGATGAAAGATGGAATTGGTGAAGGAAGTACACGAGATGATCACAGTGAAGTTTCTAATCAGGTTTATGATGCATATTCTAGATCACAAGAAGTAAGAGCACTAGCAGGTATTGTGGGTAAAGCAGGATTAATTGAAATTGACCTCAAATATTTGGAACTAGGTGATGTTTTCGAAAAAGAATTCCTTACACAAGCAACTGATGAAAACAGAACTATTGAAGAAACACTTGCTCTCATGTGGAAGATTGTATCAAAATTACCTAAGAATGAGATTACTAAAATCAAAGATAAGCACGTAGAAAAATATTATCAGGAAGAGTAA